Genomic window (Lycium barbarum isolate Lr01 chromosome 2, ASM1917538v2, whole genome shotgun sequence):
CTACCTGCTCATGTCCATGTTTTTATGATTTGAGTTTcttttctattattattattatcataccCATCTTTCAAAATTCTGAATGATAGTATTATATTACAGGGAAATTCGCCAATCCTAGGTTATGGCACTTGAATGCTTCACACAAGTGTTGGGTTCACTATTTGACAAAATATGTAGGGGTGATGACGACGACCAACTTGCTGAAACTTTTCGATGGTTGCCTGATTGTCTCATCATTGATATCCTGACTAGACTTCCGATACGTACCCTTGCTAGATGTCGAAGGGACTGTAGGGATTTGAGAGCTTTGATCTCATCACACTATTTTACCACATTACATCTCAGCAGAGCTAGACCCCTGCTTCTTCTGCATCATGATAATTTAAGTCCTTCTGGCAAGGGTGACAAACACCTTTATGTGTCTTTTGCTAACAAGCACAAGTTTACATATCCATACCTTTCTCCCCAACCTGCGCTTAAGTGGGGACCATACTACTACTCCCCTCATATTGTATACTCTTGTCAAGGAGTTCTTCTGTTTATGAGTAGTTCTTGGTGGCCTCCTACTAAATATTATGTTTTGAACCCCATAACACTAGAGGAAGTATTTGTACGCCATACATTTGAACGCGGCCGATTGTGTGCGCTTTATTTTTCTCGAGAATTCAAACTTCTTTATGCGCAAATACGAGGCAGTTTCTGTCagtatttagtatatatattcaAGACACGGACTTGGAGGAAAACCCGTTCATCCGCTAATTTCAACTTTTTGCCGTATAGCTCTTCAACAGTTGTTAATGGAGCATTGCATTGGATCATTTACGCCGATTTAGAAAAGAAGGGCCTTACTTATAGTTGTCAAAATAACGGAATCATTGTTTTTACAATGGATAAGGAAGAACTCTCTGTTAAGCCTCATCCTGGAAGTGTGTGCAACACAGTGAAGGAGCATAAAATGATGACTCTCTTTGTGAAGGAAAACCATTTGTCTTTTTGTCACTTGCTTTTCCCTGAGCCTGCAGTGGATATATGGATCTTGGAGGACTATGAAATGTGGGCATGGAACAAAAGGTATAAGGTTAAGATTCCTTTTGGGTTCCCTTACGGCGGGGAAGTACCTATAGACATGTATCAGAAGATAAAGCTTTTCTACAACCAAGACGGTGAACTTCTGTTGTACTTTTTGAACAGCGGCTGTTTGTATTTTTATAATTTAGATCATAAAACTGGGACTGTACTCAATCTGCCAAATGGGATACATGCTTTTGGGGCTTATATAAAGAGTGTGCTGCCAATAGCTTAACTCCTCACTTTATAATTCTCATCCGTCACCTTTCTAATTTTGGTTTTCTTTAAAGTTATCTAATGATGCTTTTAGTTGAGTTGATAATATTCTACATAAAGTATGTTTAAGCATCTGGACCTTGTATAAAAAGCCTACTGGCATTAGCTTTACTTTTTTAATTCTGTTGTTTTCTTAATTATCAAATGGTGTTTTTAGTTGAGTTGGTAGTGCTCTGCAAAAAGAATATGTCGGCTTGCATGCAAATTTTTCCATGTGCTCAATAGCAGCTAAATCTTTATAAGAGACCTTATTATATAATGAGCATCGTTGATTGAAATTAGGCAAGTGAATAtgaggaattaaaaaaaaaaaataagaacttggttTTATATATTATAAAATAATTGAATGAGTTAAACGTTGCAAACTTTGTTTGTCGAGGCACTTGCATGTTTGATTGCATCACAACCGAAAGAAGAGAACCCATGAAACTTTCAATATATGTGAGAAAAATAAATGATAAGTTGAATTATTAGATAGAGTTAAGTGAGTGATTAGTGAATAGTGAAAAAGAATTCAGCTATAAAGTAAAATGAAATTGGCAAAAATATTAATTAGTATCCCCTCCATCCCAAAAAGAGTGTTTCtttatatatttagtaagttttcaaTCTCTATATTTTACATGAcaagtttaagatcacaagatttaaGGGACTATATGCATCTATAATTATAGATTACATCATTCAGCAATCTACATGTATTTCTAACTTCATGGCCATTCAAACTAAAACATGTAATTTAAGACGGGAAAGAACTATTTagtgagagagaaaaaaaatcaaatcatTAAACATTAATgtgaaaataaagaaataaatttATCAATGATAAGaaatatataattatatactatatatggaaaaataataattattttggGGCCCTCAAATTCTTGGGGCCCAAAGCAAGCAAGTGCTTGACTTGCTTTGGGGTCTAGCCGGCCCTGCTGCATGGAAGTGGCAAATGTTATCGCGTAAGTCACAACCTCGGGGCATACATGCTTATCTTAagggatatttttttttttgaaatcggtAACTTCGTATTCCTCAATATTAAGGGCATGCTGGCCACCTCCAATAATTTACACTTACTAAGAGCTAGTTACAATAATCCTATGAAATCCACTAACTGAACTTCCTCTTCTATACGttgttctttacaccaaaaacCTAAAGAAGTGATGACCTTCCACTTGATCTTCTGTATGGAGCTTTCTTTGTCTTCAAAGATcctatcttttctttcttttcaaatgTTCCACCAAATGCAAGCAGGTATTGTCTTCCACCACATCTTTTGACTCTTGCTACCTCCCCTCCTAATCCAGTAGCTTAGGAGATCTGCAGTGTGTTCTGACATTGACCAATTCACCTTGGCCAAACTGATAAATAATGCCCATACTTGTGTTGTGACTCTACAATGTAGGAAAAGATGATTGTTTGTCTCTAAAGCCTTGTTCGACCAAATGACTAGAACTTTCTTTGAAACTCGATTATACTTTGTGATAATGCACCGGAGTGCCCTTTTACGAGGTTAGTTTGATCATTTTAATATTCGTTAAGCAACACTTAGCATTCTTGTTTCACATTATATCacacataaaataatatatagattGTTGCATAACTTATGCATGTATAATTTATGAGGAAAACGAAATGATGCATGTATGATTTATGAGGAAAACGAAATGGAACAATCAAACATtgtattaattaattttaatttctaTGCAAGGATTAAGTAGGTGTTTAAACATATGCAGTCAAACCTCTGTAAAACAGCGTCGTTTGTCCCGATACCTTTTTGGTTGCTCGAACAAAACATTcttatagagaacatataattTAACATAACATAAAATCGATTCCAAAGAAAATTTGATCGTTTTAGTGAAATGTTGGTATAAAGAGGTCTGGCCGTATTTGGTTGAAACTTGAAAAGAGAGAAgctgaagttgaagttgaaatatgatatttggaaattgaagttaTGTTATTATGAGCTGAAAATGACATTTACTTGGAAAACAGGCCAATTTTTCAAACTTGAAACACTCATCCTCAAAAAACTAATCAAAAATCAGTTCAATGTGTAATCAAACAGtggtttgaagaaaaaaaaatctatgcCGCAACGGCTCTTAAATCTCCAACATCTAACCAAACACTATATAAAGTTGGTGTTGATTTTTATGTGGGTCCCTTATATCAAGAGTTTTACCTGGTCTATCAATTATTAGGAGTTAATTACAGGAATAACATGATTCTTTGAATACTCCGTATTATAAGTATAACAAATATAGCATTACGGGGGAAAAGTAATTGCAATCCCTTAACTACCGGTATATTCCATTTTAAACGCCAAACCCAATAATTAGGGGATGCATTTCCATCTTTACCAATATTTCGTTTTAAGAAATAATTACCGAATATTTTAAGGGAATGCGAAATCATGAACTTGCAATTT
Coding sequences:
- the LOC132624048 gene encoding putative F-box/kelch-repeat protein At1g12870 gives rise to the protein MALECFTQVLGSLFDKICRGDDDDQLAETFRWLPDCLIIDILTRLPIRTLARCRRDCRDLRALISSHYFTTLHLSRARPLLLLHHDNLSPSGKGDKHLYVSFANKHKFTYPYLSPQPALKWGPYYYSPHIVYSCQGVLLFMSSSWWPPTKYYVLNPITLEEVFVRHTFERGRLCALYFSREFKLLYAQIRGSFCQYLVYIFKTRTWRKTRSSANFNFLPYSSSTVVNGALHWIIYADLEKKGLTYSCQNNGIIVFTMDKEELSVKPHPGSVCNTVKEHKMMTLFVKENHLSFCHLLFPEPAVDIWILEDYEMWAWNKRYKVKIPFGFPYGGEVPIDMYQKIKLFYNQDGELLLYFLNSGCLYFYNLDHKTGTVLNLPNGIHAFGAYIKSVLPIA